A region from the Nicotiana tabacum plastid, complete genome genome encodes:
- the ycf3 gene encoding photosystem I assembly protein Ycf3 gives MPRSRINGNFIDKTFSIVANILLRVIPTTSGEKEAFTYYRDGMSAQSEGNYAEALQNYYEAMRLEIDPYDRSYILYNIGLIHTSNGEHTKALEYYFRALERNPFLPQAFNNMAVICHYRGEQAIQQGDSEIAEAWFDQAAEYWKQAIALTPGNYIEAHNWLKITRRFE, from the exons ATGCCTAGATCACGGATAAATGGAAATTTTATTGATAAGACCTTTTCAATTGTAGCCAATATCTTATTACGAGTAATTCCGACAACTTCAGGAGAAAAAGAGGCATTTACCTATTACAGAGATG GGATGTCGGCTCAATCCGAAGGAAATTACGCGGAAGCTTTGCAGAATTATTATGAAGCTATGCGACTAGAAATTGATCCCTATGATCGAAGTTATATACTCTATAATATAGGGCTTATCCACACAAGTAATGGAGAACATACGAAAGCTTTGGAATATTATTTTCGAGCACTAGAACGAAACCCATTCTTACCACAAGCTTTTAATAATATGGCCGTGATCTGTCATTAC CGGGGAGAACAGGCCATTCAACAGGGAGATTCTGAAATTGCAGAGGCTTGGTTCGATCAAGCCGCTGAGTATTGGAAACAGGCTATAGCGCTTACTCCCGGTAATTATATTGAAGCGCATAATTGGTTGAAGATCACGAGACGTTTCGAATAA
- a CDS encoding hypothetical protein (ORF70A) encodes MEWLVITNETFLRFQAKVKIKKKNRPFKYSKLNGKMAGRETYRWGIYPSILNCGFRNDKIIFDWTKKGLL; translated from the coding sequence ATGGAATGGTTAGTTATAACTAATGAGACATTCCTCCGCTTTCAGGCGAAAGTGAAGATAAAAAAAAAGAATCGACCGTTCAAGTATTCCAAATTGAATGGCAAAATGGCAGGAAGAGAGACATATAGATGGGGTATATATCCATCTATATTGAATTGCGGATTCCGAAATGATAAAATCATTTTTGATTGGACAAAAAAAGGTCTCCTATAG
- the psbZ gene encoding photosystem II protein Z (YCF9) — MTLAFQLAVFALIATSLILLISVPVVFASPDGWSSNKNVVFSGTSLWIGLVFLVGILNSLIS; from the coding sequence ATGACTCTTGCTTTCCAATTGGCTGTTTTTGCATTAATTGCTACTTCATTAATCTTATTGATTAGCGTACCCGTTGTATTTGCTTCTCCTGATGGCTGGTCAAGTAACAAAAATGTTGTATTTTCTGGTACATCCTTATGGATTGGATTAGTCTTTCTGGTGGGTATCCTTAATTCTCTCATCTCTTGA
- the psbD gene encoding photosystem II protein D2 has product MTIALGKFTKDENDLFDIMDDWLRRDRFVFVGWSGLLLFPCAYFAVGGWFTGTTFVTSWYTHGLASSYLEGCNFLTAAVSTPANSLAHSLLLLWGPEAQGDFTRWCQLGGLWTFVALHGAFGLIGFMLRQFELARSVQLRPYNAIAFSGPIAVFVSVFLIYPLGQSGWFFAPSFGVAAIFRFILFFQGFHNWTLNPFHMMGVAGVLGAALLCAIHGATVENTLFEDGDGANTFRAFNPTQAEETYSMVTANRFWSQIFGVAFSNKRWLHFFMLFVPVTGLWMSALGVVGLALNLRAYDFVSQEIRAAEDPEFETFYTKNILLNEGIRAWMAAQDQPHENLIFPEEVLPRGNAL; this is encoded by the coding sequence ATGACTATAGCCCTTGGTAAGTTTACCAAAGACGAAAATGATTTATTTGATATTATGGATGACTGGTTACGGAGGGACCGTTTCGTTTTTGTAGGCTGGTCCGGTCTATTGCTCTTTCCTTGTGCCTATTTCGCTGTAGGGGGTTGGTTCACAGGTACAACCTTTGTAACTTCATGGTATACCCATGGATTGGCCAGTTCTTATTTGGAAGGCTGCAATTTCTTAACTGCCGCGGTTTCTACTCCTGCTAATAGTTTAGCACATTCGTTGTTGTTACTATGGGGTCCTGAAGCACAAGGAGATTTTACTCGTTGGTGTCAATTGGGGGGTCTGTGGACTTTTGTTGCTCTCCATGGAGCTTTTGGCCTAATAGGTTTCATGTTACGTCAATTCGAGCTTGCTCGATCTGTTCAATTGAGACCTTATAATGCAATCGCATTCTCTGGTCCAATTGCTGTTTTTGTTTCTGTATTTCTGATTTATCCACTGGGTCAGTCTGGTTGGTTCTTTGCACCTAGTTTTGGTGTAGCAGCTATATTTCGATTCATCCTCTTTTTTCAAGGGTTTCATAATTGGACGTTGAACCCATTTCATATGATGGGAGTTGCCGGTGTATTGGGCGCTGCTTTGCTATGCGCCATTCATGGTGCTACCGTAGAAAATACTTTATTTGAAGACGGTGATGGTGCAAATACATTCCGTGCTTTTAACCCAACTCAAGCCGAAGAAACTTATTCAATGGTCACCGCTAACCGCTTTTGGTCCCAAATCTTTGGGGTTGCTTTTTCCAATAAACGTTGGTTACATTTCTTTATGTTATTTGTACCAGTAACCGGTTTATGGATGAGTGCTCTTGGAGTAGTCGGTCTAGCCCTGAACCTACGTGCCTATGACTTCGTTTCTCAGGAAATTCGCGCAGCGGAAGATCCTGAATTTGAGACTTTCTACACCAAAAATATTCTCTTAAACGAAGGTATTCGCGCTTGGATGGCGGCTCAAGATCAGCCTCATGAAAACCTTATATTCCCTGAGGAGGTTCTACCACGTGGAAACGCTCTTTAA
- a CDS encoding hypothetical protein (ORF74), which produces MKSNRLEIFLISYRFLSKRNNWNRGFISFVFFLKKKEVFMLFRTIQFFSLWDLFPMRGNEKNSRMDCYLCLDHG; this is translated from the coding sequence ATGAAATCGAATCGCCTTGAAATATTTCTTATTTCTTATCGATTCCTGTCAAAAAGGAACAATTGGAATAGAGGATTCATATCTTTTGTTTTTTTCTTAAAAAAAAAAGAAGTTTTTATGTTATTTCGTACTATACAATTCTTTTCTTTGTGGGATCTTTTTCCCATGAGAGGTAATGAGAAGAATTCTAGAATGGATTGCTACCTATGCCTAGATCACGGATAA
- the psaB gene encoding photosystem I P700 chlorophyll a apoprotein A2 (PsaB) — protein MALRFPRFSQGLAQDPTTRRIWFGIATAHDFESHDDITEERLYQNIFASHFGQLAIIFLWTSGNLFHVAWQGNFESWVQDPLHVRPIAHAIWDPHFGQPAVEAFTRGGALGPVNIAYSGVYQWWYTIGLRTNEDLYTGALFLLFLSAISLIAGWLHLQPKWKPSVSWFKNAESRLNHHLSGLFGVSSLAWTGHLVHVAIPASRGEYVRWNNFLDVLPHPQGLGPLFTGQWNLYAQNPDSSSHLFGTAQGAGTAILTLLGGFHPQTQSLWLTDIAHHHLAIAFIFLVAGHMYRTNFGIGHSMKDLLDAHIPPGGRLGRGHKGLYDTINNSLHFQLGLALASLGVITSLVAQHMYSLPAYAFIAQDFTTQAALYTHHQYIAGFIMTGAFAHGAIFFIRDYNPEQNEDNVLARMLEHKEAIISHLSWASLFLGFHTLGLYVHNDVMLAFGTPEKQILIEPIFAQWIQSAHGKTSYGFDVLLSSTSGPAFNAGRSIWLPGWLNAVNENSNSLFLTIGPGDFLVHHAIALGLHTTTLILVKGALDARGSKLMPDKKDFGYSFPCDGPGRGGTCDISAWDAFYLAVFWMLNTIGWVTFYWHWKHITLWQGNVSQFNESSTYLMGWLRDYLWLNSSQLINGYNPFGMNSLSVWAWMFLFGHLVWATGFMFLISWRGYWQELIETLAWAHERTPLANLIRWRDKPVALSIVQARLVGLAHFSVGYIFTYAAFLIASTSGKFG, from the coding sequence ATGGCATTACGATTTCCAAGGTTTAGCCAAGGCTTAGCTCAGGACCCCACTACTCGTCGTATTTGGTTTGGTATTGCTACCGCACATGACTTCGAGAGTCATGATGATATTACTGAGGAACGTCTTTATCAGAATATTTTTGCTTCTCACTTTGGTCAATTAGCAATAATTTTTCTGTGGACTTCCGGAAATCTGTTTCATGTAGCTTGGCAAGGAAATTTTGAGTCGTGGGTACAGGACCCTTTACATGTAAGACCTATTGCTCATGCAATTTGGGATCCTCATTTTGGTCAACCGGCCGTGGAAGCTTTTACTCGAGGGGGTGCTCTTGGCCCAGTGAATATCGCTTATTCTGGTGTTTATCAGTGGTGGTATACAATCGGTTTACGCACTAATGAAGATCTTTATACTGGTGCTCTTTTTCTATTATTTCTTTCTGCCATATCCTTAATAGCAGGTTGGTTACACCTACAACCGAAATGGAAACCGAGCGTTTCCTGGTTCAAAAATGCCGAATCTCGTCTGAATCATCATTTGTCAGGACTCTTTGGCGTAAGTTCCTTGGCTTGGACAGGGCATTTAGTTCATGTTGCTATTCCTGCATCCAGAGGGGAGTACGTTCGGTGGAATAATTTCTTAGATGTATTACCGCATCCCCAAGGGTTAGGCCCACTTTTTACAGGTCAATGGAATCTTTATGCTCAAAACCCCGATTCAAGTAGTCATTTATTTGGTACCGCCCAAGGGGCGGGAACTGCCATTCTAACTCTTCTCGGGGGATTCCATCCACAAACGCAAAGTTTATGGCTGACTGATATTGCCCATCACCATTTAGCTATTGCATTTATTTTTCTCGTTGCTGGTCATATGTATAGAACCAATTTCGGGATTGGGCACAGTATGAAAGACCTTTTAGATGCACATATTCCCCCGGGGGGACGATTGGGGCGTGGACATAAGGGTCTTTATGACACAATCAATAATTCGCTTCATTTTCAATTAGGCCTTGCTCTAGCTTCTTTAGGGGTTATTACTTCTTTGGTAGCTCAACACATGTACTCTTTACCTGCTTATGCATTCATAGCACAAGACTTTACTACTCAAGCTGCATTATATACCCACCACCAATATATCGCAGGATTCATCATGACAGGAGCTTTTGCTCATGGAGCTATATTTTTCATTAGAGATTACAATCCGGAGCAAAATGAAGATAATGTATTGGCAAGAATGTTAGAGCATAAAGAAGCTATCATATCTCATTTAAGTTGGGCCAGCCTCTTTCTGGGATTCCATACCCTGGGACTTTATGTTCATAATGATGTCATGCTTGCCTTTGGCACTCCGGAGAAGCAAATCTTGATTGAACCTATATTTGCTCAATGGATACAATCCGCTCATGGTAAAACTTCATATGGGTTCGATGTACTTTTATCTTCAACGAGTGGTCCAGCATTCAATGCGGGTCGAAGCATCTGGTTGCCGGGTTGGTTAAATGCTGTTAATGAAAATAGTAATTCATTATTTTTAACAATAGGTCCTGGAGACTTTTTGGTTCATCATGCTATTGCTCTTGGTTTACATACAACTACATTGATCTTAGTAAAAGGTGCTTTAGATGCACGTGGTTCCAAGTTAATGCCAGATAAAAAGGATTTCGGTTATAGTTTTCCGTGCGATGGCCCAGGACGAGGCGGTACTTGTGATATTTCGGCATGGGACGCGTTTTATTTGGCAGTTTTTTGGATGTTAAATACTATTGGATGGGTTACTTTTTATTGGCATTGGAAGCACATCACATTATGGCAGGGTAACGTTTCACAGTTTAATGAATCTTCCACTTATTTGATGGGCTGGTTAAGGGATTATTTATGGTTAAACTCTTCACAACTTATCAACGGATATAATCCTTTTGGTATGAATAGTTTATCGGTTTGGGCATGGATGTTCTTATTTGGACATCTTGTTTGGGCTACTGGATTTATGTTCTTAATTTCTTGGCGTGGATATTGGCAGGAATTGATTGAAACTTTAGCATGGGCTCATGAACGCACACCTTTGGCCAATTTGATTCGCTGGAGAGATAAACCAGTGGCCCTTTCCATTGTACAAGCAAGATTGGTTGGATTAGCTCACTTTTCTGTAGGTTATATATTCACTTATGCGGCTTTCTTGATTGCCTCTACGTCGGGCAAATTTGGTTAA
- the rps4 gene encoding ribosomal protein S4, whose amino-acid sequence MSRYRGPRFKKIRRLGALPGLTNKKPRNGSDLRNQSRSGKKSQYRIRLEEKQKLRFHYGLTERQLLKYVRIARKAKGSTGQVLLQLLEMRLDNILFRLGMASTIPAARQLVNHRHILVNGRIVDIPSYRCKPRDIITAKDEQKSRALIQISLDSSPHEELPNHLTLHPFQYKGLVNQIIDSKWVGLKINELLVVEYYSRQT is encoded by the coding sequence ATGTCGCGTTACCGAGGACCTCGTTTCAAAAAAATACGCCGCCTGGGGGCTTTACCAGGACTAACTAATAAAAAGCCTAGGAACGGAAGTGATCTTAGAAACCAATCGCGTTCCGGGAAAAAATCTCAATATCGTATTCGTCTAGAAGAAAAACAAAAATTGCGTTTTCATTATGGTCTTACAGAACGACAATTACTTAAATACGTTCGTATCGCCAGAAAAGCCAAGGGGTCAACAGGTCAAGTTTTACTACAATTACTTGAAATGCGTTTGGATAACATCCTTTTTCGATTGGGTATGGCTTCAACTATTCCCGCAGCCCGTCAATTAGTTAACCATCGACATATTTTAGTTAATGGTCGTATAGTAGATATACCGAGTTATCGCTGCAAACCCCGAGATATTATTACGGCAAAGGATGAACAAAAATCCAGAGCTCTGATTCAAATTTCTCTCGATTCATCCCCTCATGAGGAATTACCAAACCATTTGACCCTTCACCCATTCCAATATAAAGGATTAGTCAATCAAATAATAGATAGTAAATGGGTCGGTTTGAAAATAAATGAATTGCTAGTCGTAGAATATTATTCTCGTCAGACTTAA
- the psbM gene encoding photosystem II protein M has product MEVNILAFIATALFILVPTAFLLIIYVKTVSQND; this is encoded by the coding sequence ATGGAAGTAAATATTCTTGCATTTATTGCTACTGCACTATTTATTCTAGTTCCTACCGCTTTTCTACTTATCATTTACGTAAAAACAGTCAGTCAAAACGATTAA
- the psbC gene encoding photosystem II 44 kDa protein (CP43), producing the protein METLFNGTLALAGRDQETTGFAWWAGNARLINLSGKLLGAHVAHAGLIVFWAGAMNLFEVAHFVPEKPMYEQGLILLPHLATLGWGVGPGGEVIDTFPYFVSGVLHLISSAVLGFGGIYHALLGPETLEESFPFFGYVWKDRNKMTTILGIHLILLGLGAFLLVFKALYFGGVYDTWAPGGGDVRKITNLTLSPSIIFGYLLKSPFGGEGWIVSVDDLEDIIGGHVWLGSICILGGIWHILTKPFAWARRALVWSGEAYLSYSLGALSVFGFIACCFVWFNNTAYPSEFYGPTGPEASQAQAFTFLVRDQRLGANVGSAQGPTGLGKYLMRSPTGEVIFGGETMRFWDLRAPWLEPLRGPNGLDLSRLKKDIQPWQERRSAEYMTHAPLGSLNSVGGVATEINAVNYVSPRSWLATSHFVLGFFFFVGHLWHAGRARAAAAGFEKGIDRDFEPVLSMTPLN; encoded by the coding sequence GTGGAAACGCTCTTTAATGGAACTTTAGCCTTAGCTGGTCGTGACCAAGAAACCACTGGTTTCGCTTGGTGGGCCGGGAATGCCCGACTTATCAATTTATCCGGTAAACTACTAGGGGCTCATGTAGCCCATGCTGGATTAATCGTATTCTGGGCCGGAGCAATGAACCTATTTGAAGTGGCCCATTTCGTACCAGAGAAGCCTATGTATGAACAAGGATTAATTTTACTTCCCCACCTAGCTACTCTAGGTTGGGGGGTAGGCCCTGGGGGAGAAGTTATAGACACCTTTCCATACTTTGTATCTGGAGTACTTCATTTAATTTCTTCTGCAGTATTGGGCTTTGGCGGCATTTATCATGCACTTCTGGGACCTGAGACACTTGAAGAATCTTTTCCCTTCTTTGGTTATGTCTGGAAAGATCGAAATAAAATGACCACAATTTTAGGTATTCACTTAATCTTGTTAGGTCTAGGTGCTTTTCTTCTAGTATTCAAGGCTCTTTATTTTGGGGGCGTATATGATACCTGGGCTCCGGGAGGGGGAGATGTAAGAAAAATTACCAACTTGACCCTTAGCCCGAGTATCATATTTGGTTATTTACTAAAATCCCCTTTTGGAGGGGAAGGATGGATTGTTAGTGTGGACGATTTAGAAGATATAATCGGAGGACATGTATGGTTAGGTTCCATTTGTATACTTGGTGGAATCTGGCATATCTTAACCAAACCCTTCGCATGGGCTCGACGCGCACTTGTATGGTCTGGAGAGGCTTACTTATCTTATAGTTTAGGGGCTTTATCCGTCTTTGGTTTCATTGCTTGTTGTTTTGTCTGGTTCAATAATACCGCTTATCCTAGTGAATTTTACGGACCTACTGGACCAGAAGCTTCTCAAGCTCAAGCATTTACTTTTCTAGTTAGAGACCAACGTCTTGGGGCTAACGTGGGATCCGCTCAAGGACCTACTGGTTTAGGTAAATATCTAATGCGTTCCCCGACTGGAGAAGTCATTTTTGGAGGAGAAACTATGCGTTTTTGGGATCTGCGTGCTCCATGGTTAGAGCCTCTAAGGGGTCCAAATGGGTTAGACTTGAGTAGGTTGAAAAAAGACATACAACCTTGGCAGGAACGGCGTTCCGCAGAATATATGACTCATGCTCCTTTAGGTTCTTTAAATTCCGTGGGTGGTGTAGCTACCGAGATCAATGCAGTCAATTATGTCTCTCCTAGAAGTTGGTTAGCTACCTCTCATTTTGTTCTAGGATTCTTCTTCTTCGTAGGTCATTTGTGGCACGCGGGAAGGGCTCGTGCAGCTGCAGCAGGATTTGAAAAAGGAATTGATCGTGACTTTGAACCTGTTCTTTCCATGACCCCTCTTAATTGA
- the rps14 gene encoding ribosomal protein S14: protein MARKSLIQREKKRQKLEQKYHSIRRSSKKEISKVPSLSDKWEIYGKLQSPPRNSAPTRLHRRCFLTGRPRANYRDFGLSGHILREMVHACLLPGATRSSW, encoded by the coding sequence ATGGCAAGGAAAAGTTTGATTCAGAGGGAGAAGAAGAGGCAAAAATTGGAACAGAAATATCATTCGATTCGTCGATCCTCAAAGAAAGAAATAAGCAAGGTTCCGTCGTTGAGTGACAAATGGGAAATTTATGGAAAGTTACAATCCCCACCACGGAATAGTGCACCTACACGCCTTCATCGACGTTGTTTTTTGACCGGAAGGCCGAGAGCTAACTATCGAGACTTTGGACTATCCGGACACATACTTCGTGAAATGGTTCATGCATGTTTGTTGCCAGGAGCAACAAGATCAAGTTGGTAA
- a CDS encoding hypothetical protein (ORF105), with translation MNYIPFDPSISQKILIVIKYVIEGFYFIMNPLILYDLLLLPLSHFIRTWSGGKWNFIFYFTNGHARSYIYIRIDRSTGGFAPEIFLQIVQIVGVSTPMAMFYSEE, from the coding sequence ATGAACTATATACCATTTGATCCCTCTATCAGCCAAAAAATATTAATTGTGATAAAATATGTCATCGAGGGATTTTACTTTATCATGAATCCATTGATTCTATATGACTTATTACTACTCCCCCTTTCGCACTTTATTCGTACATGGAGTGGGGGGAAATGGAATTTTATTTTTTATTTCACAAATGGGCATGCTAGATCATATATCTATATACGGATAGATAGATCGACCGGTGGATTCGCACCTGAGATCTTTTTACAGATAGTACAGATAGTGGGGGTATCCACCCCTATGGCCATGTTCTATTCGGAGGAATAA
- the psaA gene encoding photosystem I P700 chlorophyll a apoprotein A1 (PsaA): MIIRSPEPEVKILVDRDPVKTSFEEWARPGHFSRTIAKGPDTTTWIWNLHADAHDFDSHTSDLEEISRKVFSAHFGQLSIIFLWLSGMYFHGARFSNYEAWLSDPTHIGPSAQVVWPIVGQEILNGDVGGGFRGIQITSGFFQIWRASGITSELQLYCTAIGALVFAALMLFAGWFHYHKAAPKLAWFQDVESMLNHHLAGLLGLGSLSWAGHQVHVSLPINQFLNAGVDPKEIPLPHEFILNRDLLAQLYPSFAEGATPFFTLNWSKYADFLTFRGGLDPVTGGLWLTDIAHHHLAIAILFLIAGHMYRTNWGIGHGLKDILEAHKGPFTGQGHKGLYEILTTSWHAQLSLNLAMLGSLTIVVAHHMYSMPPYPYLATDYGTQLSLFTHHMWIGGFLIVGAAAHAAIFMVRDYDPTTRYNDLLDRVLRHRDAIISHLNWACIFLGFHSFGLYIHNDTMSALGRPQDMFSDTAIQLQPVFAQWIQNTHALAPGATAPGATASTSLTWGGGDLVAVGGKVALLPIPLGTADFLVHHIHAFTIHVTVLILLKGVLFARSSRLIPDKANLGFRFPCDGPGRGGTCQVSAWDHVFLGLFWMYNAISVVIFHFSWKMQSDVWGSVSDQGVVTHITGGNFAQSSITINGWLRDFLWAQASQVIQSYGSSLSAYGLFFLGAHFVWAFSLMFLFSGRGYWQELIESIVWAHNKLKVAPATQPRALSIIQGRAVGVTHYLLGGIATTWAFFLARIIAVG; this comes from the coding sequence ATGATTATTCGTTCGCCGGAACCAGAAGTTAAAATTTTGGTAGATAGGGATCCCGTAAAAACTTCGTTCGAGGAATGGGCCAGACCGGGTCATTTCTCAAGAACAATAGCTAAAGGGCCTGATACTACCACTTGGATCTGGAACCTACATGCTGATGCTCACGATTTCGATAGCCATACCAGTGATTTGGAGGAGATCTCTCGAAAAGTATTTAGTGCACATTTCGGTCAACTCTCCATCATCTTTCTTTGGCTGAGCGGCATGTATTTCCACGGTGCTCGTTTTTCTAATTATGAAGCGTGGCTAAGTGATCCAACTCACATTGGGCCTAGTGCCCAGGTGGTTTGGCCAATAGTGGGCCAAGAAATATTAAATGGTGACGTAGGCGGGGGTTTCCGAGGAATACAAATAACCTCTGGTTTTTTTCAGATTTGGCGAGCATCTGGAATAACTAGTGAATTACAACTCTATTGTACAGCAATTGGGGCATTGGTCTTTGCAGCGTTAATGCTTTTTGCTGGTTGGTTTCATTATCATAAAGCGGCGCCAAAATTGGCTTGGTTTCAAGATGTAGAATCTATGCTGAATCACCATTTGGCAGGGCTACTAGGACTTGGGTCTCTCTCTTGGGCGGGGCATCAAGTACATGTATCTTTACCGATTAACCAATTTCTAAACGCTGGAGTAGATCCTAAAGAGATACCACTTCCTCATGAATTTATCTTGAATCGAGATCTTTTGGCTCAACTTTATCCCAGTTTTGCCGAGGGAGCAACCCCATTTTTCACCTTGAATTGGTCAAAATATGCGGACTTTCTTACTTTTCGTGGAGGATTAGATCCAGTAACTGGGGGTCTGTGGCTGACTGATATTGCCCATCACCATTTAGCTATTGCAATTCTTTTCCTGATAGCGGGTCACATGTATAGGACCAACTGGGGTATTGGTCATGGACTAAAAGATATTTTAGAAGCTCATAAAGGTCCATTTACAGGTCAGGGCCATAAAGGCCTATATGAGATCCTAACAACGTCATGGCATGCTCAATTATCTCTTAACTTAGCTATGTTAGGCTCTTTAACCATTGTTGTAGCTCACCATATGTATTCCATGCCCCCTTATCCGTATCTAGCTACTGACTATGGTACACAACTGTCATTGTTCACACATCACATGTGGATTGGTGGATTTCTCATAGTTGGTGCTGCCGCGCATGCAGCCATTTTTATGGTAAGAGATTATGATCCAACTACTCGGTACAACGATCTATTAGATCGTGTCCTTAGACATCGTGATGCAATCATATCCCATCTCAACTGGGCATGTATATTTCTAGGCTTTCACAGTTTTGGTTTGTATATTCATAATGATACCATGAGCGCTTTAGGGCGTCCTCAAGATATGTTTTCAGATACCGCTATACAATTACAACCCGTTTTTGCTCAATGGATACAAAACACCCATGCTTTAGCACCTGGTGCAACGGCTCCTGGTGCAACAGCAAGTACCAGTTTAACTTGGGGGGGTGGTGATTTAGTGGCAGTGGGTGGCAAGGTGGCTTTGTTGCCTATTCCATTAGGAACCGCGGATTTCTTGGTACATCACATTCATGCATTTACGATTCATGTGACGGTATTGATACTCTTGAAAGGTGTTCTATTTGCTCGCAGTTCCCGTTTGATACCGGATAAAGCAAATCTTGGTTTTCGTTTTCCTTGTGATGGACCTGGAAGAGGGGGTACATGTCAAGTATCGGCCTGGGATCATGTCTTCTTAGGACTATTCTGGATGTACAATGCAATTTCGGTAGTAATATTCCATTTCAGTTGGAAAATGCAGTCAGATGTTTGGGGCAGTGTAAGTGATCAAGGGGTAGTAACTCATATCACGGGAGGAAACTTTGCGCAAAGTTCTATTACTATTAATGGGTGGCTCCGCGATTTCTTATGGGCACAGGCATCCCAGGTAATTCAGTCTTATGGTTCTTCATTATCTGCATATGGCCTTTTTTTCCTAGGTGCTCATTTTGTCTGGGCTTTTAGTTTAATGTTTCTATTCAGTGGACGTGGTTATTGGCAAGAACTTATTGAATCCATCGTTTGGGCTCATAATAAATTAAAAGTTGCTCCTGCTACTCAGCCGAGAGCCTTGAGCATTATACAAGGACGTGCTGTAGGAGTAACCCATTACCTTCTGGGTGGAATTGCCACAACATGGGCATTCTTCTTAGCAAGAATTATTGCAGTAGGATAA